A single region of the Microbulbifer sp. MKSA007 genome encodes:
- a CDS encoding type VI secretion system tube protein Hcp, with protein sequence MAIYMNYNNKAIKGNVTASGYEDWIEIDSFNFGVGRGITMEAGAMSNREASRPSLSEVSFTKRIDAASGGLFKSSVTGDEGVTVEIHVVQTGANSVEKYAVYKLENTLISSYSIGASAGGAPAESVSLSYAKIEADLNHADKTNKNPKNMRVGYDLETAKPL encoded by the coding sequence ATGGCTATCTACATGAACTACAACAACAAAGCCATCAAAGGCAATGTTACTGCTTCCGGCTACGAGGACTGGATCGAAATTGACAGCTTCAACTTCGGTGTTGGCCGCGGCATTACCATGGAAGCTGGCGCCATGTCAAACCGCGAAGCTTCTCGCCCAAGCCTGAGCGAAGTAAGCTTCACCAAGCGCATCGACGCTGCTTCCGGCGGTCTGTTCAAATCTTCTGTAACCGGTGACGAAGGTGTTACCGTTGAGATCCACGTAGTACAAACCGGTGCTAACTCTGTAGAGAAGTACGCTGTTTACAAACTGGAAAACACCCTGATTTCCTCCTACAGCATCGGTGCTTCCGCTGGTGGCGCTCCGGCTGAGTCTGTATCCCTGAGCTACGCTAAAATCGAAGCGGACCTCAACCACGCAGACAAGACCAACAAGAACCCCAAAAATATGCGTGTTGGATACGACCTGGAAACAGCCAAGCCGCTGTAA
- a CDS encoding bifunctional serine/threonine-protein kinase/formylglycine-generating enzyme family protein codes for MNDKTRIVRPSDTPPGSGQSTSGLTEDGDITVVVQQDKTGANDHPPVKGAQPVIPSAAASFSSDATVFAPSPNPNRMGSGAGTNEVLGGVSADSAVIPEPFEASGSNAVTKTVIKGRFELDKLLGVGGMGAVYKALDRRKLEASDSEPYVAIKLLNDDFQKHPDAFISLQREARKSQTLAHPNIVTVYDFDRDGDRVFMTMEFLEGAPLDKLLRDHADVGLEPERARSVFWDISQALIYAHSHKIVHSDFKPGNIFVTNKKGAKVFDFGIARAVSEGGIANKAGETTVFDAGTLGALTPAYASLEMLKGAEPAPSDDVFALGCVAYELFCGRHPYDKTPADKAMEQGLRPKRIKGLNRRQWRALESALELKRENRTSTVEKFVQAFFVSHAWKWVLGGAFVMLLGGAVVGYGHLQQQNAVEQERVRIELERKHEQELLARRIADKKEAITRLIGLSILTPAWERDLQLELEEYSELNPADKEFLDSSRRQVSELFLAAATGQLNLGNLDQADVMLAGVANWYGESKEAEAIKTQLANDRENLRARLEAERIAEEREAERIRLAEERAERRRLAAQKQQQIDAVLDDMEVALTCSFSMSATAIGSQLSSLAKLDSAKALKIRPVVGEELVNCASNLGTKDPIQTEALVDQFRALLPAYQPLKDFKLDFCGHLVPGSGRRGDRYTCRDRLADGSKGPAMVVIKGLSGRPLAVGKYEVSSTELAQFCRIAGQCGEQTPEATDLPVNNLSLATAEAYLSWLSDETGYRYRLPSEQEWFAAASARGKTK; via the coding sequence TTGAACGATAAGACGCGTATTGTTCGGCCGAGTGACACTCCGCCGGGCTCAGGCCAATCAACCAGCGGGCTGACAGAAGATGGTGATATCACCGTTGTTGTGCAGCAGGATAAGACTGGAGCAAATGATCACCCCCCGGTTAAAGGTGCCCAACCGGTAATCCCTTCGGCTGCTGCCAGCTTTAGCTCAGATGCTACTGTCTTTGCGCCTTCCCCTAATCCTAATCGGATGGGAAGTGGGGCTGGGACCAATGAAGTTTTGGGTGGGGTTTCTGCCGATTCGGCAGTAATACCTGAACCCTTTGAAGCTTCTGGCTCAAATGCAGTGACCAAAACTGTAATCAAAGGCCGATTTGAGCTTGACAAACTCCTGGGTGTTGGGGGAATGGGGGCAGTTTACAAAGCCCTTGACCGCCGTAAATTAGAAGCCAGTGACAGCGAGCCCTATGTTGCTATCAAGCTGCTTAATGATGATTTCCAAAAGCACCCCGATGCTTTTATTTCTCTCCAGCGGGAAGCGCGCAAGTCACAAACGCTTGCTCACCCTAATATCGTAACGGTTTACGATTTTGACCGCGATGGAGATCGCGTATTTATGACAATGGAGTTCCTTGAGGGTGCTCCATTGGACAAGTTGTTGCGCGATCATGCCGATGTTGGGTTGGAGCCCGAGCGTGCCCGCTCGGTATTTTGGGATATCTCCCAAGCCCTGATATATGCCCACTCCCATAAAATTGTTCACTCGGACTTTAAGCCAGGCAATATTTTTGTCACCAATAAGAAAGGTGCAAAAGTATTTGACTTCGGTATTGCCCGAGCTGTTTCTGAAGGGGGAATCGCAAATAAAGCTGGCGAAACGACAGTATTTGACGCGGGCACTCTCGGAGCCTTGACTCCGGCGTATGCGAGCCTTGAGATGCTCAAGGGAGCTGAACCGGCACCGAGTGATGATGTATTTGCGTTGGGTTGTGTTGCCTACGAACTATTCTGCGGGCGCCACCCTTATGACAAAACGCCTGCCGATAAAGCCATGGAGCAGGGCCTACGCCCCAAGCGGATCAAAGGGCTTAATCGCAGGCAGTGGCGCGCACTTGAGTCAGCGCTAGAGCTAAAGCGCGAAAACCGCACTAGTACCGTAGAGAAGTTTGTACAGGCGTTCTTTGTTAGCCATGCCTGGAAGTGGGTACTAGGCGGTGCGTTTGTCATGTTGTTGGGCGGTGCTGTAGTGGGTTATGGCCATCTGCAGCAGCAAAATGCCGTAGAGCAAGAGCGAGTCAGAATCGAGCTCGAGCGCAAGCACGAACAGGAGCTATTGGCCAGGCGTATTGCTGATAAGAAAGAGGCTATCACCCGGTTGATTGGCCTGAGTATTTTGACTCCAGCCTGGGAGCGAGATCTTCAACTGGAGTTGGAGGAGTACTCTGAGCTGAACCCTGCGGATAAAGAGTTCCTGGATTCCTCCCGTCGCCAGGTATCAGAACTTTTCCTGGCTGCTGCAACCGGTCAGTTAAACCTGGGTAACCTCGATCAGGCCGATGTCATGCTGGCGGGGGTTGCCAACTGGTATGGTGAATCTAAAGAAGCTGAGGCTATCAAAACTCAACTGGCGAATGATAGAGAGAATCTGCGCGCTCGCCTTGAAGCGGAGCGGATCGCTGAAGAGCGCGAAGCCGAGCGTATTCGCCTGGCGGAAGAGCGGGCAGAGCGTCGCCGCCTGGCTGCGCAAAAGCAGCAGCAGATTGATGCTGTGCTCGATGATATGGAAGTAGCACTCACCTGCAGCTTCTCCATGAGTGCCACTGCAATAGGTTCACAGTTGTCCAGCCTGGCAAAGCTGGATAGTGCAAAAGCCTTGAAGATCCGCCCAGTGGTGGGCGAAGAGCTGGTAAATTGCGCATCTAATCTTGGCACTAAGGATCCGATACAGACGGAAGCCCTGGTTGATCAATTCAGGGCTCTACTGCCCGCATACCAACCATTGAAAGACTTTAAGCTGGATTTTTGTGGGCACCTGGTTCCTGGCAGCGGCCGACGTGGTGATCGCTACACCTGTCGTGACCGTCTTGCGGATGGCAGCAAGGGGCCGGCAATGGTGGTGATTAAAGGTTTGAGTGGCAGGCCACTGGCTGTGGGTAAATATGAGGTGAGCAGTACTGAGTTGGCTCAATTCTGCCGCATTGCTGGTCAGTGCGGAGAGCAGACTCCAGAAGCAACGGACTTGCCGGTAAATAACTTATCCCTGGCAACTGCAGAGGCTTATTTAAGTTGGCTCAGTGATGAGACCGGCTACCGCTACCGCCTACCTTCTGAGCAGGAGTGGTTTGCTGCTGCAAGTGCCAGGGGGAAGACGAAGTAG
- a CDS encoding ShlB/FhaC/HecB family hemolysin secretion/activation protein → MALFIGAGFLVSQVPAFAQEDGSNFRNRVREAFNQDTSTINEVDVTQDFLQRTYEAEDPNLNTEIPEISQRNQGPRITVKEFKFHRLEEYPEFGISRETVEEMAEELRAKFMKEDQILASGYTVDNLEELAILLGNMNAQFNPGGLGPAELKKLVSVIEKQNKERGLSYGDLEEIAAELTSFYRRQGLFLAQVQIPAQDVENGVVTLTVQEGLLGQVVAEDNEEYTDEKLAEPFEDQRGHLVNHENIEEGLYLLNDLPGLNVTGYFSAGDNPGETKLNLKVRETDSWRASFRADNHGSLYTGSERVYATVDWLNPLGIGDALTLGYLKSNPESDEDYGSDLGQFRYSFPLFGPRTRLEISADHNEFSLFNEEDDSDLVNRLEISGVNKTYALSLDHKFRRSRDFNLTGSFGLTEKKSDLDGVIEFTNDHVYGGEVGIYMDSLSNGFLSMLNIVSATAQYGEHQNAVEPGRGDDFNKLAINTSSLIFLPMPFTDDHSRLIVKGRAQYSESSLPGFEQLSLGGANGVRAFSARDFSADMGAVVSAEWYVNFPEFMNPILFNQRLNDIFQVALIADVGYGYVNNYEDTVEDDWARFSGGGMLFKMNWSDSFSSKVSVAWPIMSSSSIVNTGVGEDEPTVYADFSIFYN, encoded by the coding sequence TTGGCATTATTTATAGGTGCTGGCTTTCTTGTATCGCAAGTGCCGGCTTTTGCCCAGGAAGATGGATCTAATTTTCGCAACCGAGTGCGGGAAGCCTTTAATCAGGATACGTCTACTATTAATGAAGTGGATGTAACCCAAGACTTTCTCCAGCGTACTTATGAAGCTGAAGACCCCAACTTAAATACAGAAATTCCTGAAATCTCCCAGAGAAATCAGGGGCCGCGGATTACTGTAAAAGAATTTAAGTTTCATCGTTTAGAAGAATATCCCGAATTTGGTATTTCCCGAGAAACCGTAGAGGAAATGGCAGAGGAACTTCGGGCTAAATTCATGAAAGAGGATCAAATCCTCGCTAGCGGTTATACCGTAGACAACCTGGAAGAGCTTGCAATATTACTGGGCAATATGAATGCTCAATTTAATCCTGGTGGCTTGGGGCCCGCTGAGCTTAAGAAGCTGGTAAGTGTAATTGAAAAACAAAATAAAGAGAGGGGCTTAAGTTATGGCGATCTCGAAGAGATTGCTGCTGAACTGACAAGCTTCTATCGTCGCCAAGGGCTGTTTTTAGCCCAAGTGCAAATTCCCGCTCAAGATGTGGAAAATGGAGTGGTCACTCTTACAGTACAAGAGGGGCTTCTCGGGCAGGTTGTTGCCGAAGATAACGAAGAATACACAGACGAAAAACTGGCAGAACCCTTTGAAGACCAGCGTGGCCATCTGGTAAATCATGAGAATATCGAGGAAGGATTATATTTACTTAATGACCTGCCAGGCTTAAACGTTACCGGGTATTTCAGTGCGGGTGACAACCCTGGTGAAACCAAGCTTAATTTAAAAGTACGTGAAACGGATTCCTGGCGCGCTTCATTTAGGGCCGATAATCACGGTTCTCTCTATACCGGTAGCGAAAGAGTTTATGCGACTGTTGACTGGCTGAATCCCCTTGGAATCGGTGATGCTTTAACATTGGGTTATTTGAAATCCAACCCTGAATCAGATGAGGATTATGGTTCTGATCTCGGGCAGTTCAGATACAGCTTCCCTCTGTTTGGCCCCCGCACCCGGTTGGAAATATCAGCAGATCACAATGAATTTAGTCTTTTCAATGAAGAAGATGATAGTGACTTAGTTAATCGGCTGGAAATATCAGGTGTGAACAAAACTTATGCACTGTCTTTAGATCATAAGTTTCGACGCTCAAGGGATTTCAACCTCACCGGATCCTTCGGCCTGACAGAAAAAAAATCAGACCTGGATGGCGTTATCGAGTTTACCAATGACCACGTTTATGGCGGGGAAGTTGGTATTTATATGGATAGCCTTTCTAATGGCTTCCTTTCAATGCTGAATATAGTAAGTGCTACCGCACAGTATGGTGAGCATCAAAATGCGGTTGAACCGGGTAGGGGAGATGACTTCAATAAGCTGGCCATTAACACCAGTTCTCTGATCTTCCTGCCTATGCCTTTTACCGATGACCACTCAAGGCTGATAGTAAAAGGAAGAGCTCAATATAGTGAGAGCAGCCTGCCTGGATTTGAGCAATTGTCACTGGGTGGAGCCAATGGTGTGCGTGCTTTTTCTGCAAGAGATTTTTCTGCAGATATGGGCGCAGTTGTTTCCGCAGAGTGGTATGTAAACTTCCCTGAATTTATGAACCCCATCCTGTTTAATCAGCGTTTAAATGACATTTTCCAAGTAGCACTGATTGCCGATGTTGGATATGGCTATGTGAATAACTATGAGGATACCGTGGAGGACGACTGGGCTCGATTCTCCGGTGGCGGAATGCTGTTTAAGATGAATTGGAGTGACAGTTTCTCGAGTAAAGTCTCTGTTGCTTGGCCAATTATGTCTAGCTCCTCGATAGTAAATACTGGAGTTGGTGAAGACGAGCCCACCGTCTACGCTGACTTTTCGATTTTTTATAACTGA